In Piliocolobus tephrosceles isolate RC106 chromosome 12, ASM277652v3, whole genome shotgun sequence, one DNA window encodes the following:
- the LOC111536317 gene encoding huntingtin-interacting protein M, whose amino-acid sequence MSEKNNHKNSSTNNNQIQDPSRNGQRVPMSFVDRVVQDEQDAQSQSSSTINILLTLLNCLADYIMQQVGLEAINNGRMRNTSQDGEREVDNHHEPDRAESDGTRFAFDEMPKSKKND is encoded by the coding sequence ATGTCAGAGAAAAATAACCATAAGAACTCCTCTACAAATAACAACCAGATTCAAGACCCTTCTAGAAATGGGCAGCGGGTCCCTATGAGCTTCGTGGACCGAGTTGTGCAAGATGAACAAGACGCCCAAAGCCAGAGTTCCTCCACAATAAATATCCTCCTTACCCTGCTCAATTGCCTTGCTGACTACATCATGCAGCAGGTAGGCTTGGAGGCCATCAACAATGGCAGGATGCGCAACACTTCACAAGATGGGGAGAGAGAAGTGGACAACCACCACGAGCCCGACCGCGCTGAGAGTGATGGAACCCGCTTTGCGTTTGATGAGATGCCCAAATCCAAAAAGAATGACTGA